CGAAGGCTATCAACTTAGCGGCGTCGGCTCACAACGAATCAACGGTCAGGCGATCAAGCTGGCCGCGAACGAACATGTGGTCAGCTTTTTAGATTCCACTTCGGGACCTTCGATGCTCCTGGCTCCGGGCACGGGAACGGTCGCCCCGATCCTCGGGTATCGCGGCCCGCTGGAGAGAAGCGGCTGCTTCAACTGCCGGTTTACCGATTTCGCGATTCAACCCTTTTCGGACGACATCATCGCGCTCGTGAACAATCGCGTAAAGGTCTACTCCACGGACAGCGACGCCGCCGTCCTGGCTCAGCGTTTTGATGATGGCTTTCCTCTTCCGAACAACGGCAAACCGGTCGCGATCGCGATGGATCCGGGCCCCGATCCGAAATTTGTCTTGATCGCCGACGAAACCCCCGATCCTGTGACACAGCAGTACGGGCTTTGGGTATCCGAACTGGACGGCCGAAGCCTTTTTCCTCCCAATCCGCCCACGGACAGAGCGATCCTTGGCAAATGTCAGTCGCCCACGGACGCCGCCATCGCCCCACGGCTCCTCCGGCAGGTCACCGCCACCACGGCCCCGGCTCAGTAAGTCTCCTCCATTCACCGGATCCACTCACCTGTGTACAATCCGTCTGTGCGATACCTTGCGCTCGATTACGGCGAGAAAAGAATCGGTCTGGCGGTGAGTGATCCGTTGGGACTCACGGCCCAGCCGATCGGTTTTTTGCCGCACGACTCGAAGTTCTTCGACGAGCTTCGGAAGATCATCAAAGATAAAGACGTGTCGGATTTCGTCGTCGGTTACCCCCGCAAGCTCAACGGCGAGCCGGGGCCCGCGGCCCGGAGCGTCGAAGAGTTTTCAAAACTTCTTCAGGAGGAATTCCGGAAACCGATCCACTTCTGGGATGAACGAATGACCACCGCCGAATCGGAAAAAACATTGATTCAGGCCGACGTCCGGAGGGCTAAACGGAAAGAACTCCGGGATGCCATGGCCGCCTCTCTTCTTCTTCAAGGCTTTCTTCAGAGCCGTCATTCTCCATCGTGAGCCACGTTCGCGCGATCTTCACCTGGCTGTACTGGGGAA
This genomic interval from Bdellovibrionota bacterium contains the following:
- the ruvX gene encoding Holliday junction resolvase RuvX; protein product: MRYLALDYGEKRIGLAVSDPLGLTAQPIGFLPHDSKFFDELRKIIKDKDVSDFVVGYPRKLNGEPGPAARSVEEFSKLLQEEFRKPIHFWDERMTTAESEKTLIQADVRRAKRKELRDAMAASLLLQGFLQSRHSPS